In Mytilus edulis chromosome 4, xbMytEdul2.2, whole genome shotgun sequence, the following proteins share a genomic window:
- the LOC139520665 gene encoding uncharacterized protein — protein MAEMDFSPNIKDGHTTSFTTQICKKQTKSDCERNTLFTNSKQLSEEPHISCDEIVPSGTNAKRFKNTRTHTNSTCAEVHISVDTSQNASAIQPEERSLIDKPEKETDKNVESTMKQKILKQFKQVYPHILQLVIIGLVCYLICNQNGASHMSKRESTFVNLNVNFDLYSVETTSGKIPWRPIDVTFVVLEGNGTKIYVRQPGSYSIDVTLNFDNRRNKDQVTVSVCILNSRDTGNRCIPEVLSSHMQRSVTASVNLNLQKSDAIWVSVIGLNLVYQRADVNSMSIRKYDT, from the exons ATGGCTGAAATGGACTTTTCTCCTAATATAAAAGATGGACATACTACATCATTTACTACTCAAATCTGTAAGAAACAAACCAAATCTG actGTGAACGCAACACCTTGTTCACAAACTCCAAACAATTATCAGAAGAACCCCACATATCGTGTGATGAAATTGTACCAAGTGGAACGAATGCAAAACGTTTTAAAAACACAAGGACTCACACCAATTCAACTTGTGCAGAGGTACATATAAGTGTTGATACATCCCAAAATGCATCTGCTATACAGCCAGAAGAGAGAAGTTTGATCGACAAGCCTGAAAAGGAGACAGACAAAAATGTAGAATCTACGATGAAACAGAAAatattgaaacaatttaaacaggtGTATCCTCATATTTTACAACTAGTCATAATTGGACTAGTATGTTACTTGATATGCAATCAAAATGGTGCAAGTCATATGTCAAAACGGGAATCGACGTTTGTCAATCTGAATGTCAACTTTGATTTATATAGTGTTGAAACTACATCTGGAAAAATTCCATGGAGACCCATCGACGTAACATTCGTTGTATTAGAAGGGAACGGCACAAAGATTTACGTGCGTCAACCTGGATCCTATTCAATTGATGTAACATTGAATTTTGATAACAGACGAAATAAAGATCAAGTCACTGTATCTGTGTGTATTTTGAATAGCAGAGACACTGGAAACCGTTGTATCCCTGAAGTTCTTTCATCACACATGCAGAGGTCCGTGACAGCTAGTGTAAATCTTAACTTGCAGAAAAGCGATGCTATCTGGGTCAGTGTCATAGGATTAAATCTCGTCTATCAACGTGCTGATGTAAATAGCATGTCGATAAGAAAATATGACACATAG